ACTTCACCAAGTCAGCTATCGCCTTCCTCACTAAAGGGGGCATGGACTTTTTCAAGAATAAATGCCTCCGTAGCCAATTGGTATTGCTGGAGGTCGCTTGATCACGAGAAAAACAAAGTGCAAGCCGGAAATGCGCAAGGCACCATTTGATTCGCTCGTTTTCGATATACTTTTCTCGTCGCATCAGGCAGGCAGACCAGAAGATCGAAGGAAAGGCAATCGGAAGTTCCAATGCTGTGTCCGCAACCCAATGGCTGAAAATGGATTGCCCAGAACTGCAACACCCCACCTCGAACAGGAATAGAACAATGAAACCATTCCATCTGATCCTTGCTGTTTCAATTGCCGCCGTATCATTTGCTTCTTCAACGACTCTCGCAGAGGAGCCGCCTGAGATGTCTGAACCATCGTTCGTTGTTCATCCCATTGGGCATTTCAAGAGTACTGATGGCCAGACTCGAATCGTCGTTGATAAGAAGTTCCAAGCTGGTTTGCTGGGACTGGGCGGCTATTCCCATATCCAAGTTTTTTGGTGGTTCAGCAACAATGATACGCCTGAGAAAAGAGCGATCCTCCAGGTTCATCCGAGAGGCAACAAAGACAATCCGCTTACCGGTGTGTTTGCAACTCGATCCCCTTTTCGACCGAATCTCATCGCCTTAACCCTCTGTAAAATCTTGTCGATCAAAGACAATGTGATCGAGATCGAGAAAACCGATGCCTTCGATGGCACACCCATCCTAGACATCAAACCGTTCATACCCGGTTACGACACGGTAGAAAACGCCAAGGTCGCTGAGTGGCTGGGGACGACTGGAAGCTAACGGATTCATGTTCACTTCGTCACTACGCCACGATACATGAACCCATGAGTCTTTGGCGTCTGGGCCATATAAAAACTGTCGATCTGAACGGAAGTGAATGGTTGAGTCGAGAACAGTTCAGGTACGTCTAGCGTCAACGTGCAACCATCGCCGAAAAATCGCTGAAGTCCATTCAACCGTCTTTGCCAACGTGAAACCTTTTCGTCGGGGCTGATTTGCATCCGACTGAATGACCTTTGGGATCTTGCCGTCATACTCGACTTCCAGTGTCAACCCGCTCTCCGTCGCGCGGACCGCCATGATACTTCGCACATCTTCGATCAAGCGGTAAGGTTCGAAACGTCCGATCACTTCTTCGCGACGCGAACGAGCGATTTCGAGCGAGCGGTCATCGATTTCCAGCAAGATCCCATCCTTGTCAATAACGCCGACAAACTCCTCAACATGTGCGGCATACCGCAACCGTTCCGCCGCAATCTCACGGGGACGACAAACGTGATCGGCAACGCCAGTCGTGGCGGCACTGCGCGGCATGCTGTCGAACTTCGCCGAGGCGGAATCTTGGGCGAACGTCAGCCCTCCGGCGTCACTGATCGCCTTCAGCCCAACGGTGCCATCGCTTCCGGACCCAGAAAGCACGATGCCAACAGCACGCCCAGCCTGATCTTCGGCTAGCGAATGAAAAAAATGGTCAACTGCGGTGAGCGGACTCTCATCGGTGTCGGGCACGACGGGCCGAACGGCACCATTCTTTATTTCAAGGAACTGTCTAGCAGGAGCGATGTAAACGCAGCCCGGTTTCAATTTTCTTCGACCGGCGATTTCGATCACTCTCGTTTCGGTCGCCGTACGGAGCAATTCACGAAGCAGCGAACTACTGGATGGATCAAGGTGCTGAACAAACACCAACGCCAAGCCTTCACATCGTCCAAGATGTTGCAACAGTTCTCCGAACGCATCAAGCCCTCCCGCAGAGGCACCGACGCCTACGATCAGCGGAGCACCTTTGGGTCCGTTTGCTTAAGATTTCTTTCCCGGCATGGGCCGCTCGGTGGTTGTGAAAGGATGGAAACAAATGAGTTTGGGCCTGACGGTTGGCCGTGACT
This is a stretch of genomic DNA from Novipirellula artificiosorum. It encodes these proteins:
- a CDS encoding chemotaxis protein CheB → MIVGVGASAGGLDAFGELLQHLGRCEGLALVFVQHLDPSSSSLLRELLRTATETRVIEIAGRRKLKPGCVYIAPARQFLEIKNGAVRPVVPDTDESPLTAVDHFFHSLAEDQAGRAVGIVLSGSGSDGTVGLKAISDAGGLTFAQDSASAKFDSMPRSAATTGVADHVCRPREIAAERLRYAAHVEEFVGVIDKDGILLEIDDRSLEIARSRREEVIGRFEPYRLIEDVRSIMAVRATESGLTLEVEYDGKIPKVIQSDANQPRRKGFTLAKTVEWTSAIFRRWLHVDARRT
- the tsaA gene encoding tRNA (N6-threonylcarbamoyladenosine(37)-N6)-methyltransferase TrmO, translating into MSEPSFVVHPIGHFKSTDGQTRIVVDKKFQAGLLGLGGYSHIQVFWWFSNNDTPEKRAILQVHPRGNKDNPLTGVFATRSPFRPNLIALTLCKILSIKDNVIEIEKTDAFDGTPILDIKPFIPGYDTVENAKVAEWLGTTGS